Part of the Cryptococcus neoformans var. neoformans JEC21 chromosome 11 sequence genome, TTCTGAAATGACTTGACAGAATACCCGAAAGCGCTATTTCGCGACTTCTATTATTTTATTCTAATAATCTTTCATGTTCACTTTATTATTGCTCATTCCACAATCAGTActtggtgagaacgagCAAACAAGCGGTGAGCCAAGGCCAGTCGGCGAGGACCAGCAAGAGCTAATATGTCCGTTCGGTAGTCTACACCTGGACCGACTTCAATCTATCCACATACTGCACACACGTAACATGTCCCCTACGAAAACTCCCAACGGCGATATGAACCTAGCTGCCCCTGATGTCGATTCCTATCCTTACAACCTCGGCAGCTACTCCTGTAAAGTCAACACCAACTCCAAAGACTGCCAGACGTGGTTCGACCGTGGTTTGATCTGGTCGTACGGCTTCCATCACGAAGAGGCGGAACGATGCTTCCGATATGCTGTCCACTGCGACCCTCACTGTGCCATGGCACATTGGGGTATTGCCTATGCTGGTGGTCCCAATTACAACAAGGCTTGGGAGCGATTCGACGAGGCGGATCTAAAGCGTGCTCTTCACGAATGCCATCTGGCGACTAGCAAAGCGCGCGAGCTCGCCACTGCTCCACTGGAAGTCGCTTTGGTCGGCGCTCTTTGCGCTCGTTTCCCCTCAGAGCGAGAAGGGGATTACCAACATTGGAATAGGTCTTACTCGGAGCATATGGACCAAGTGTATGAGAAACATGGTGATCATCTTGACGTCGTTGCCTTATACGCCGACTCTCTCATGGCTCTCGCCCCCTGGCAGCTTTGGGATCTCCACACTGGTGCTCCCCGAGAGGATAGCCAAACTTTACGCATTGAGTCGATCCTCGAGAAGGCTTTCCAACGACCGGAGTCTCTATCCCATCCTGGTATTCTTCACTTCTATATCCATCTCATGGAGCTTTCTTCCAAGCCCGAGCTCGCTATCCCGGCCGCTGATCGATTGCGGAATCTGTGTCCTGATGTGGGTCATTTAAATCATATGCCTGGGCATATCGACCTCTTGATTGGTGACTATCGTCGAGCTATCGCTTCCAACATTGAAGCGATCCGAGGGGATGAGCTGTACATGAAACATGGCTCCACCACCGATTTTTACACATTCTACCGACTTCACGATTACACTTTCCCTATTTACGCTGGTATGTTTAACGGTCAGTTTCGCATTGCAATGGACACAGTAGAGCGGATGGAAAAGTCTCTTACTGAAGACCTCTTGCGAATCCCTAGTCCTCCAATGATTGATTGGATGGAAGGTTTCAAGTCATACCGAGTTCACGTGCTCGTTCGTTTCGGTAAATGGCACGATATTCTTCAACTGCCCTTCCCGAATGATCGCCAGTTCTATTGCGTCACCACTACCATCCTACATTATGCTCGAGCACTCTCTTACTCTGTTCTTGACCGTGTCGAGGACGCTCTCAAGGAGCGAGAACTCTTCCGCGAGTCTCGTAGGAAGATCTACCCATCACGTTTTGAGTTTCCCAATTCATGGCAAGATATTCTCAACGTCGCCGAAACCATGCTTACAGGTGAGCTCGAATACAGGCGTGCCAACTACACCCTCGCCTTTGAGCAATTGCGGAAGTCCATCAAATATTATGACAATCTGATCTATGCCGAGCCTTGGGGCTGGATGCAGCCACCACGACATGCTTACGCCGCT contains:
- a CDS encoding conserved expressed protein — translated: MSPTKTPNGDMNLAAPDVDSYPYNLGSYSCKVNTNSKDCQTWFDRGLIWSYGFHHEEAERCFRYAVHCDPHCAMAHWGIAYAGGPNYNKAWERFDEADLKRALHECHLATSKARELATAPLEVALVGALCARFPSEREGDYQHWNRSYSEHMDQVYEKHGDHLDVVALYADSLMALAPWQLWDLHTGAPREDSQTLRIESILEKAFQRPESLSHPGILHFYIHLMELSSKPELAIPAADRLRNLCPDVGHLNHMPGHIDLLIGDYRRAIASNIEAIRGDELYMKHGSTTDFYTFYRLHDYTFPIYAGMFNGQFRIAMDTVERMEKSLTEDLLRIPSPPMIDWMEGFKSYRVHVLVRFGKWHDILQLPFPNDRQFYCVTTTILHYARALSYSVLDRVEDALKERELFRESRRKIYPSRFEFPNSWQDILNVAETMLTGELEYRRANYTLAFEQLRKSIKYYDNLIYAEPWGWMQPPRHAYAALQLEQGNVEEAAKTYAEDLGYVDSLPRAVRHPNNVWALHGYHECLVKLGRHGEAKILEPQLILALAVADISIESSCFCRRMQPAANQSMCCKSIG